A window of Mycolicibacterium holsaticum DSM 44478 = JCM 12374 genomic DNA:
CGTCGATGCCGCACGGCGCCTGATCGCCGAACACGGCGCCGACGCGATCAGCACCGACGACATCGCCGCGGCCGCCGGCGTCGGCAAGGGCACGCTGTTTCGTCGGTTCGGCAGCCGGGCTGGGCTGATGATCGTGCTGCTCGACGAGGACGAGAAGGCCGCCCAGGCGGCCTTCCTGTTCGGCCCGCCCCCGCTGGGACCCGGCGCACCGCCACTGGACCGGCTGCTGGCCTACGGGCGCAGCCGGCTCGAGTTCGTCCACACCCACCACGCCTTGATGTCGGACGCCAACCGCGATCCGCAGACGCGGTTCAGCCCGCCGGCCACGCTGCATCACCGCCACGTCAGCGTGCTGCTAGAGAATGCGGACACCTCGGGAGACCTCGATGCGCAGGCGGCCGCGCTGCTCGCCCTGCTCGACCCCGACTACGTGCACCACCAACTCACCGAGCGCGGTGCGACGCTGGAAAGCCTCGGTGATGCGTGGGAGTCGCTGGCACGCAAACTGTGCGGGCAATGAAGCGCTGGGTCCTGCACGTCGATCTCGACCAGTTCCAGGCGGCCGTCGAAGTGCGCCGTCGCCCCGAACTCGACGGCCTGCCGATCATCGTCGGCGGCAACGGCATTCCCCACGAACCCCGCAAGGTCGTCACGTGCGCCTCGTATCCGGCGCGTAAGTTCGGGGTGCACGCGGGCATGCCGCTGCGCACCGCGGCCCGCAAGTGTCCCGATGCGACGTTCTTGCCGCTGGACACCGACGCCTACGACGCGGCCTCCGAGGAGGTCATGGGGCTGCTGCGCGACTTCGGCCACCCGGTGGAGGTCTGGGGCTGGGACGAGGCGTACGTCGGGGCCGATCTCGACGACGCTGCCGACGCCGTCGAACTGGCCGCACGGATCCGCGAGACCGTCGCCGCCGAGACGGGCCTGTCGTGTTCGGTCGGCATCAGCGACAACAAGCAGCGCGCCAAGGTCGCGACCGGTTTCGGCAAGCCCGCAGGCGTTTTCGTGCTCACCGACGAGAACTGGATGGCGGTGATGGGCGACCGTGAGGTCGACGCGTTGTGGGGCGTCGGCCCCAAGACCACCAAAAGGCTTGCCACCATGGGTATCAGCACCGTCGCCGACCTGGCCGCCACCGACGCCACCAGGCTGACCTCGACGTTCGGGCCGACCACCGGGCTGTGGATCCTGCTGCTGGCCAAGGGTGGCGGCGATACCGACGTCAGCGCGACACCGTGGGTGCCGCGCTCGCGCAGCCACGTCGTCACCTTTCCCGCCGATCTCACCGAGCGCGCCGAAATGAACTCCGCCGTCATCGATCTGGCGCAGCAGACGCTGACCGAGGTCGTCGAGCAGGACCGCGTCGTCACCCGGGTGGCGGTGACGGTGCGGACCAAAACCTTCTACACCCGAAGCAAGATCCGAAAGCTGCCCGCTCCGACCGTCGATGCGCAGACCATCACCGCGACCGCACTTGACCTGCTCGACCAGTTCGAACTGGACCGGCCCGTGCGCCTGCTGGGCGTGCGGCTGGAACTCGCACCGCCGGAAGGTGGGTACTGACAGATGCTGCGCACAGTCGCGATCCGCGGCTACCGGTCGCTTCGCGACATCGTGTTGCCGTTGGCCCCGCTCACCGTGGTCACCGGCGCCAACGGCACCGGCAAGTCCTCGCTGTACCGGGCGCTTCGGCTGCTGGCCGACTGTGGGCGCGGTGAGGTGATCGGATCGCTGGCCCGCGAGGGCGGCCTGGAATCGGTGCTGTGGGCGGGCCCCGAACAGCTCGGCGGTGCACGGCGGACCGGCCGCGTCGAGGGCACCACCCGCTCCGGCCCCGTCTCGCTGGAGCTCGGCTTCGCCTCCGACGATTTCGGCTACCTGGTCGACCTCGGACTGCCCCAGATGGCCGGGCACAATTCGCTTTTCGCGCGTGACCCCGAGATCAAACGCGAGGCGGTGTTCGTCGGCCCGGTGATGCGCACCAGCTCGACACTCGTGCGCCGCACGCGCGACTACGCCGAGGCGAGCGCGGAATCAGGCCGGGGGTTCGACAAGCTGTCCCAGGCGCTCCCGCCCTACCGCAGCGTGCTCGCCGAGTACGCCCACCCCGGCACGCATCCAGAACTCGCCGCGGTACGCGATCGCCTTCGCGACTGGCGGTTCTACGACGGTTTTCGGGTGGACGCAGCCGCGCCGTCACGACAGCGTCAGGTCGGTACCCGCACGCCCGTGCTCTGCGATGACGGCAGGGACCTGGCTGCGGCAATCCAGACGATTATCGAGGCAGGCTTCGACGATCTGCAGCGCGCTGTCGCGGACGCCTTCGACGGGGCGGCGGTGTCGGTGGCCGTGCACGACGGGCTTTTCGATCTGCAGCTTCACCAGCCCGGCATGTTGCGGCCCCTGCGCGCAACCGAGTTATCCGATGGCACACTGCGATTCCTGCTGTGGGCCGCCGCGCTGTCGAGCCCGAGGCCACCGTCGCTCATGGTGCTCAACGAACCGGAGACCTCGCTGCACCCCGAACTGGTGCGCCCGTTGGCGTCGTTGATCCGTGCGGCCGCGACCACCACGCAGGTCGTCGTCGTCACGCATTCCAAAGCGCTGCTGCAGTTCCTCGATACCGTGGCCGTCGCAGACGCCGACAACGACGCGTCCGCCGTCGAGATCGGCCTGTACAAAGACCTCGGCGAGACACGTGTCGACGGGCTGGGCCTGCTCAGCGCCCCGCGCTGGGACTGGGGCCGTCGCTAGCGGCGGCGGGCGCCGGGCCGCAGCGCGCGGGTGAACAAGACGTTGGCCTGTCGCATCGCGACGGTGTAGGGCCACCAGGCCACCCGCTTGAACAGATACAGCGCCCGGATGTCGGCCGAGGTGTAGATCAGGAACCGGTTGCGGCGCACGCCCTTGACGATCCTGTCCGCGGCGTGTTCCGGTGACACCGCGTGCCCACTGAACCTGTCGGTCCACTTCTTGACGCGGGGATCGTCGCGGTCGACGCCGGCGATCTGAACCGTCTGCACCAGAGGGGTTTTCACCGCGCCGGGTACCACGACCGAGACCCCGATGCGGTGCCGGGCGAGGTCGAACCGCAGTACCTCGGACAGTCCACGAAGCCCGTATTTGCTTGCGCTGTAGGCCGCGTGCCACGGCAACGCCACCAGCCCGGCCGCCGACGACACGTTGACCAGGTGCCCGCCCTTGCCCGCCGCGACCATCGGCGGAACGAACTCCTCGATGACGTGAATGGGACCCATCAGGTTGATGTCGACCATCGACTTCCAATGCTGATGGGTCAGCGTCGACACGGTGCCCCACGCCGACACCCCGGCGATGTTCATCACCACGTCCATCGCGGGGTGCGCGGCGTGGATATCGGCGGCGAAGGCCGCCACCGCGTCGTAGTCGGAGATGTCCAGGGCCCGGTACTCGGCCACGTGGCCGCCGAGCGCCGTTGCGTCTGCCACCGTCGTCTCCAGGCCGTCGGCGTCACGGTCGGTGAGGTAGAGCTCGGCGCCCTCGGCGGCCAGTTTCAGCGCGGTCGCACGGCCGATGCCGCTGGCGGCCCCGGTGAGAAAACAACGCTTCCCGGTGAAACCGCCTCGCTGCGCCATGGCGGTGAGGATACCTACCGGTCGGGCGAGTCCTCGCGTAGGTGCGAGCCGCCCCACAACCCGTACAGCCACAACCGCTCGACGACCTCGATGGCCCGCGCGGGGTCGCGCCCGCGGCCGATGAACGCGCTGTCGTGGGTCAGCGTCATCGTCGTCGTCGCCGCCAGGGTGCGCACCAGCGCGGGCAGGTCGTCGGAGATCGGGCGGGCGTCGGCGTCCTGCTCCACCAGGCTGACGATCTTGTCGATGATGCCGTCGGCGAAATCGTCCATCATTTCCCGGATCTGTGCGTCGGTGTTCCTGGCCACCGCGCACGCATGCATGATCGGGTCGTTGGTCGCATAGACCGCCGCGGCGCTGCCGACCATCCGCTTGGCGTAATCGGAGAGCGACTCACCGGGTTCCCGGGGCGCGAAGTTGTGGGTGAGCTTGGCGAGTTCTTCGCCGGCATCGGCGAGGATCACCGCGAGCACCGCGTACTTGGAGTCGAAATAGAAGTAGAAGCCCGACCGGGCCACCCCGGCGCGCTCGCTGATCGTGCTCACCGACAGGTCGGCGAAGGATCTTTCCTGAAGCAGTTCTCGTACCGCGCCGACGATCGCATCGCGCTGGCGATCACCGCGACTGCGGCGTGTCTGCCGTACTTCGGCCGTCATGGTTTAAGACCTTTTCATCGCGGCGCACCCGCACCAAACTTGACAGGCGTCAAGTGACGATACCAGGATGGGGGTCAGGTGACATCCACCACAGCTTGCCTTTTTCAGGAGTATCCAGATGCCGACCATCAGCACCAAGGACTATCTGCTCGATCAGGCCAAACGACGGTTCACCCCGACGTTGAACAACCTGCCGCTCGGCCCGATCGAGCGCCGGTTGAACGAGCGGGAGTGGCCGCAGTTCGTGCTGGCGGAGCCGCCGGCGGGTAGCGGGCTCAAACCCGTCATGGGCGATTCCGGACTGCCGGTCCTCGGGCACATCGTGGAGGCGTTCCGCGGCGGACCCGACTATGTGCTGCAGATTTACCGCAAGTACGGCCCGGTGCACTACTCGCACTCGCCCGCACTGTCGTCGGTGTCGGCGCTGGGACCCGACGCCACGCAGGCCGTCTTCTCGAACAAGAACAAGGACTACTCGCAGAAGGGCTGGCACCCGGTCATCGGCCCGTTCTTCAACCGCGGCCTGATGATGCTCGACTTCGAAGAGCACATGTTCCACCGGCGGATCATGCAGGAGGCGTTCACGCGCACCCGCTTGACCGGCTACGTCGAGCACATCGACAAGGTGGCGTCGAAGGTGGTGGCCAACGATTGGGTGGCCAACGACGCGCGGTTCCTACTGCATCCGGCGCTCAAGGAACTCACGCTCGACATCGCCTCGGTGGTGTTCATGGGCCATGAGCCCGGCACCGACCAGGACCTGGTCACCAAGGTCAACGAGGCGTTCACCATCACCACCCGCGCCGGCGGCGCGATCATCCGCACCAGCATTCCGCCGTTCAAGTGGTGGCAGGGGCTGCGGGCCCGCAAGGTGCTCGAGGACTACTTCGAGGAGCGGGTCAAGGAGCGCCGTAGCTCCGGGGGCACCGACATGCTCTCGGTGCTGTGCCACACCGAGGATGAGGACGGCAACAGCTTCAGCGACGAGGACATCGTCAACCACATGATCTTCTTGATGATGGCCGCCCACGACACCTCGACGTCGACGCTGACCACCATGGGCTACCACCTGGCCGCCAACCCGGAGTGGCAGGAGCGGTGCCGCGACGAGTCCGCGCGGCTCGGGGACGGCCCGCTGGACATCGAGGCGCTGGAGAAGCTGGAGACCCTCGACCTGGTGATCAACGAATCGCTGCGGATGGTCACCCCGCTGCCGTTCAACGTCCGCCAAGCGGTCCGCGACACCGACCTGCTGGGGTACTACATCCCGGCAGGCACCAACGTCGTGACGTGGCCCGGCATGAACCACCGGCTGCCGGAGCTGTGGACGAACCCCGAAAAGTTCGATCCCGACCGCTTCGCCGAGCCGCGGGCCGAGCACAAGAAGCACCGGTACGCGTTCGCGCCGTTCGGCGGCGGTGCGCACAAGTGCATCGGCATGGTGTTCGGCCAGCTGGAGATCAAGACCGTGATGCACCGGCTGCTACGCAAGTACCGCCTCGAGCTGCCCCGGCCGGGCTACCAGCCGCGCTACGACTACGCCGGCATGCCCGTGCCGATGGACGGCATGCCGATCGTGTTGCGCCCGCTGAACTAGTTACGTTCCACGCCGCGGTTCGCACGCCGGAGTCTGTTTCGGCGTGGGGTCACGCGGACGTCAGCAGCCGGTTGGCGCACGCGATCACCGCGTCCAGCGCCGACCGTGTCGGGTCATCCGACAAGCCCATCGCCCACTCTGAGCGGGCGCCGTTGGAGCCCTGGATGAACGTCGCGGTGCGCCCACCCGCGGGGACCTGGTGAAACGCCGTCGTCTCGACCGCGATGCCGTGGTCGTAGAGCATCGCCGTCAGTGCCGCAACCGGGCCTGAGGCCGCCGCCGACGACGTGCTGGTCTGGTCGCCGATGGCCAGGGTCGCCTGGTAGGTGCGCGCCTGGGGGCCGATCCGGGTGGCGCGACGGTTACCGTCCGCGCACGACCAGTTGGCTAGCCGCAGCGGTCCCGCGCTGGGCGAGTACTCGGCGAGAAACGACTCGAACGGCATCGCGTCTGCCTCCTCACGTAGGCCGCGGGGCAACGGGCACTGAAAGCGCGCCGCCGCGGTACGGGCAGGTCGTGTGGTGACTGCGAAGGACATGTGTGCCGGTCTTCTGCTCTGACGAGTGACCGACGTAATAGCTTCGACCCACAGCGAGGGGTCGGTCCAGATCAGACCCCGCTGCGGGTTGCTACTACGAGTCGCCTTGGCACGGTGCCGATGCTAGACGCTCGGCGAGCCGGAGTGCAATCGCTTTTCCGGTCGCGTGTCGGCGCCCACCACGACATGCCCGCCCAGACCGCAGGACGTAACGTGAGCCGCCGATGAACTGGGCGTTGCTATTCGCGGCGGGTGTGGTCGGCGGGCTCACCGGCAGCATCGCGGGACTCGCGTCGGTAGCCACCTACCCGGCGCTACTTGTCGCGGGATTGCCCCCGGTGACCGCCAACGTGACCAACACGGTGGCGTTGGTGTTCAACGGCGTCGGTTCGGTGCTGGGTTCGCGGCCGGAGTTGCGGGGTCAGGGTCCGTGGCTGATGCGGATCACCCCGGTCGCTGCACTGGCGGGCGCGGTCGGGGCGGTGCTGTTGTTGTCGACGCCGCCGGAGGGCTTCGAGCGCCTGGTGCCGGTGCTGCTGGGGCTGGCGTCGCTGGCGATCCTGTTGCCGCGCGGCGATAAGCCCGAACAGAGCAGAGCAGATGGGCGACGTCGCGCGGGCAGGGTGATCCTGGAGGCCGCGGCGATCTTCCTGATCGCCATCTACGGCGGCTATTTCGGCGCGGCGGCGGGTGTGCTGCTGCTGGCGTTGCTGCTGCGGATCGGCCACGCCAGCCTGGCACGCGCCAACGCCAGCAAGAACTTCCTGCTCGGCGTCGCCAACCTCGTCGCGGCCGTGGTGTTCGCGCTCGTCGCGCCCGTGCAGTGGTGGGCGGTCGTACCGCTGGGGCTTGGCTGCCTCATCGGCTCCCGGCTGGGGCCCGTCGTGGTCCGCCACGCCCCCGCCGGGCCGCTGCGCGTGCTCATCGGCGTGGCCGGTCTGGCGGTGGCCGTCAAGCTGGCCTTCGACACCTACGGCTGATGCCGCCGCGTCAGACCCCGAACGGACTGTCGCCCTTGGCCACGCGGGTACCGATGTCGATCAGGTTCTGCGCGTTGGCATGCAACCGCTCCCCCGCCTCCCGGCTGGCCTGCCCGATCAAAAATCGCGACCAGGTGCCTTCGATCACGACGCCGAGTTTGAAGCACGCCATCGCGACATACCAATCCAGCCTTGAGGTTTCGCGACCCCCGGCGTCGAGATAAGCGTCCAGCAGCTCGCGACGGCTCGCCAGCCCGCCGAGCGCGGCCAGCGCGGCGCCCGCGGTGATCGTATTGGTCTCCAGCGGCCAGCAGATCAGCATCCACCCGAGGTCCAGCAGCGGGTCGCCGATCGTGCACATCTCCCAGTCGACGAACGCCGCCAGTTCCGGTTTGTCGCGGCGAAGCAGCACATTGCTCAGATGCGGGTCCCCGTGCAGGATCCCGGGCTGCCCGTCGGGTGGACGGTTGGTCTCCAGCCACTCGGCCAGTTCGCCGACGGCCAGCGATGCGGGGTCGTACCGGTCGTGCCGATAGCTTTCCAGCAGCCGCAGAAACTGCGGAACCTGGCGCTGCAGGAAGGAACCTGGGCGTTTGAGTTCGGCCAGCGGGCTGCCCTCCCACGCCACGTTGCCCAGTTGGGCCAGGCTGGCCGCGTAGGAGAGCCCGACCTGGTGGCGCATGTCCGGGTCGCGGACGTAGGCGTCGTCGACCTCGCTGCCGGGGTTGAAGCCGTCGACCTCCTCCATCAGGTAGAAGACCACCCCGAGCACGTCGAGGTCGTCGCAGCCGGCGATGAACCCGGGGTGCGGGACGTTGGTACCTGCCAGCGTGCGAAGCGCGGCGATCTCGCGCAGCATCGTCTTGTCGCTGGTCGGGCGCGGGTGCAGCGGCGGCCGGCGCAACACCATCGGCCGTCCGTCGACCCGGATGCGTACGACGATGTTCTGGGTGCCGCCGGTCAGCGGTTCGACGTCGGTGACCTTCGCACCCAGGCGCTGTTGTCGCACCCAGCGTTGCAGCGCCTTCTGGTCGTCGTCGGTCAGGGTGGGTAGCTGTTGTACGGCGTCGGACATACCGCCATGGTGTCAGGCCCTGCGCGCGGTCAGCAGCAGATACTCCCATTCCATCGTCGAACCGCCGTGCAGGAAGCCGTCACCGATGCGGGCCAGCGCCGCGTCGAGTTCGGCGACCCGGTCCGGATCGTCCTCGATGTTGCGGTACGCCGCGATCGTCGGCCCGTACGTCGACCGGAAGTAGTCCCGGAACGCCGCGCCGTTCCCGAAGTGTTCGACGGTCAGGGCGCGTCGCTCGGTGACGACGTCGGTGACGCGGTCGCCGAGCAGCGCGCGCACGTGCTCGTCGTCGCCCCACAGCGGTGGCGGCTGGGCGCCCGGCGGCGGCGGTGCGACGTAGGGCTTCATCGTGGCGAACAGTTCACCGATCTGGCCTTCGGGTGTCCAGCTCAGCAGCGCGATCCTGCCGCCCGGTTTGCACACCCGGATCAGCTCGTCGGCGGCGCGTTGGTGAAACGGGGCGAACATCACCCCGATGCATGACATCACCACGTCGAATTCGGCGTCGGCGAAAGGCAATTCGTGCGCGTTGGCCTCGCGCCATTCGAGGGTGGCGCCGCGTTCGGCGGCCAGCGCAGCGCCGGCTTCCAGGAGTTCGGGAGACAGGTCGCTGGCGACGACGCGCGCTCCGCGCAGTGCGGCCGGGATCGCCGCGTTGCCGGTACCCGCTGCGACGTCGAGGACACGGTCACCGGGGCCGATTCCGGCCGCATCCACCAGGACCGGGCCCAGCGGTGTCACGAGCTCGGCCGCGAGTTTCGGATAGTTCCCGGAGGCCCACATGACCCGGTGGGTGGCGGCGATCTGACCGTCGTCGACGGCGGTGGCAGGGTTGTTCATCGCGGTACCTTCCATGAGCGGTGCACTTAATCGTGACGCGCGCCGATCAGCCAATCCAGTTCCAAATCTGTACCCATCCTGGTTCGATATCTGTACTGCCCGTTGCGGCACCGGAGGTCACCCACATGCCCGGATATGGCCAGTTCTGTCCCGTCGCCAAGGCGATGGAGCTGCTCGACGAGCGATGGACCATGCTCGTCGTGCGCGAGATGCTGCTCGGCAGCAGACACTTCAACGATCTGCGTCGCGGGGTGCCGAAGATGTCGCCGGCACTGCTGTCGAAACGGCTGAAGTCGCTGACGCGGGCCGGTGTGGTGGAACGCGCCGACGTCGACGGCCGCACCACCTACACCCTCACCGAATGCGGGCAGGAGCTCGCCGAGGTCGTGGACGCGCTCGGGGCGTGGGGCCTGCGTTGGATCAGCCAACTCGGCGAGCAGGACCTCGACCCACACCTGCTGATGTGGGACATGCGGCGCACCATCCCGATCGCCGAATGGCCGCGCCAGCGGACCACTTTGGCATTTCGGCTGACCGGTGTGGCATCGAAGGCCGCACGATGGTGGCTGGTGGTGGCCGACGGGAAGGCCGACGTGTGCGACTTCGATCCCGGCTACGAGGTGGCCGGCTCGGTCGAGACCAGCCTGCGCACCCTCACCCAGATCTGGCGCGGCGACGTGTCATGGCAGCAGGCGCTGCTCGACGGCAGCGTCGCGGTGTCCGGGCCGGCCCAGGTGCGCCGCGCCGTCCCGAAGTGGATCGGCCAGTCGCTGCTGTCGGCGGTCCCGCGACCGGCGTGAAAGTCAGTCGAGGATGCGCCGGGCCACGTTGGTGGTGACGAGGTCGAGCAGTTCATCGGCGCGCCCGGCCAAGATCGTCCGAATGGCGTACAGCGAAAAGCCTTTGGCTTGTTCGACGGTGATGGCCGGCGGTATCGACAGTTCCTGACGCGCGGTGACCACGTCGACGACGGCCGGTCCGTCGTGCGCGAACGCATCGGCGAGCGCCTGCTGCAGATCGGCAGGCCGCTCGACACGGCGGCCGAAGATGCCCATTGCCTGTGCGACGGCGGCGAAGTCGGGGTTGACGAGGTCGGTGCCGAAATTGACGATGCCCGCGGCTTTCATCTCGAGCTCGACGAAGTTCAGCGACGAGTTGTTGAAGACGATGACCTTCACCGGCAGCTTGTTCTGGATCAGCGTCACCAGCTCACCGAACAGCATCGTCAGCCCGCCGTCACCGGCCAGCGCGACGATCTGGCGGCCGGGCAGCGCGGACTGCGCACCGATCGCATGCGGTAACGCGCACGCCATGGAGCCGTGGTTGAAGGAGCCGATCAGCCGCCGACGTCCGTTCATGGTGAGATATCGCGCGGCCCACACCACCGGAGAGCCGACGTCGACGGTGAACACCGCATCCTCGGATGCGAGCTGATTCACCAGGCCCGCAACATATTCCGGGCGGATCGGGGTGCGATCGCGGTCGTTGACGGCCAGTTCGTCCATCGCCTTGCGGGTCTTGCGGTAGTGGCGCAGCGAGCGGTCGAGGTGTTGGCTGTCGGTCTTCTGCTGCAGCAGCGGCTGCAGCGCGGCTGCGGTGTCGGCGACGGTGCCCACCAGCCCGAGATCGACCGGGGTGCGACGGCCGAGGTGGCGGCCGCGGACGTCGACCTGGATGACTTTCGCGCCGTCGGGATAGAACTGCGGATAGGGAAAGTCGGTGCCCAGCATGAGCAACGCGTCGGCCTCCTTGATGGCCTTGTAGCCGGAGGCGAAACCGAGCAGACCCGTCATGCCGACGTCGAACGGGTTGTCGTACTCGATGAACTCCTTGCCGCGCAACGCATGCACGACCGGCGCGTTGAGGGTGCCCGCCAAGTCGATCAGCGCGTCGTGCGCGCCTGCCACCCCGGCACCGCCGAGGATCGTGACCGCCCGCGCGTCGTTGAGGATGGCCGCGGCCTGCCGCAGCGACTCGTCGTCGGGCCGCACGACCGACCGCGTCGCGGTGATCGGCCGCGTGCTCCAGGCCGACGCGTCGGCGCGCTGCAGAAAGATCTCGCCGGGAATGACCACCACCGCCACCCCGCTGTCCTCGACGGCGGCCCGCATCGCCATCTCCAGGATCCGCGGCGCCATCTCGGGGGTGCTGACCAGTTCGCAGTAGACGCTGCACTCGCGGAACAGCTCCTGCGGATGGGTCTCCTGGAAGTAGTCCGAGCCGATCTCGGTGCGCGGGATGTGCGCAGCGATCGCCAGCACGGGCACCCGGCTGCGCTGCGCGTCGAAAAGACCGTTGATCAGATGCAAGTTGCCGGGACCGCAGCTGCCCGCGCAGACCGCCAGCCCGCCGGTGAGCGCGGCATCGGCCGCTGCCGCGAACGCCGCGGTCTCTTCGTGGCGGACGTGCTCCCAGCTGATCTCGCCCGATCGGCGGATCGCGTCGGTGAACCCGTTGAGGCTGTCCCCGGGCAGGCCGTAGATCCGGCGCACACCGCTGACCCGCAATGCTTGGATGAGGTGTTCGGCGACGGTCGCCACGCCGCCAGGGTAGCGATTTGTGTGCGTTTAGGAGCGTTGAGCGCCCCTAAACGCACACAAGCCGCTCTATTTGGGGGCGAAGCGCTGGCCGGCGTCCAACCGCAGGCACTGGCCGTTGAGCATCGGGTTCTCGACGATCGCGGTCACCAGCTTCGCGTACTCCTCGGGCTTGCCGAGCCGCTTGGGGAACGCCGCGTCCTTGGTCAGCGCCTTGGCGAACTCGTCGGGGATGCCCTCGGTCAGTCCGGTCGCGAACAGGCTGGGCGCGATCGCGAGCGCACGGATGCCCAGGCTGCCCATGTCGCGCGCCATCGTCAGGCACATCCCGGCGATCGCGGCCTTGGACGCGGTGTAGGCCACCTGCCCGATCTGCCCCTCGAACGCGGCGATCGAGGCGGTGTTGATGATGACGCCCCGCTCCTCCTGTTCGTCGTCGACCGGATCCTGCTTGCTCATCTGCCAGCCCGCCAACCTGCTGATGTTGAAGGTGCCGATGAGGTTGAGGTCGACGCACTTGCGGAAGGTGTCCAGGCTGTGCGGCCCGTCCTTCTTGACGGTGCGCTCGGCCGCGCCGCCGCCCGCGGTCGTTACGATGATGTGCAGCGCGCCGAGCTGGTCGATCGCCTGCTGCAGCACCTTCTCGGTGCCCTCGAAATCGGTGACGTCGACTTCGTAGAAGGACCCACCGATCGCGTCGGCGACCTCCTTGCCCTTCGACTGCGGGCGGTCCAGCACCGCCACGCTCGCGCCGCGCTTGGCCAGCAATTCGGCGGTCGCCTTGCCGAAGCCCGACGCCCCACCGACGATGATGGCCTTCTTGCCCTCGATCTCCATCTAGCCGCCTTTCCAAAAATTCGTCGAATCGTAAAGCAACTTAGCCGACCGCCTCCTGCGTTCAGCGGTTCGGGTCGGTCCTGGCAGTACCTTGGCAACATGGCCGAACCCGCTCGCGAAACGCGGATGCTGGCCGGGCTCGCCGCCGCGGCGGTGGCGCTGGGTGTGACCCAACTGCTCGCCGTCGCGTTCGGCCCGGAGTCCGACGCCCGCACGGCGGTCGGATCGGTGGTCATCGACCTGACGCCGGGCCCGGTCAAGGAATGGGCCATCGCGACGTTCGGCACGGCCGACAAACTCTTCCTTTCCGTCCTGGTGCTGGGGGTCATCGCGCTCCTCGCCGCGCTGACCGCCGCGCTGGAGACGCGGCGGGTTCCGGTCGGAAGCGCCGCGATCGTGCTGGCCGGGGCGGCCGGATGTGCGGCGGTGCTGTCGCGCGCGGGTGCGACGCTCGCCGACGTCGTGCCGACGCTGGTCGGTACCGCATGCGGGGTCGCCGTGCTGCGTCTGCTCGTCTCCGGACGCTTCACCGATCAGCCCTCCGACGACCGGACCGACCCGGGTAGACGGTTGTCGCTGCTAGCCCTCGGGCTACTGGCCGGCGGCGCGGTCACCGGGGTGGCCGGCGTGGTGCTGTCGCGTCTGACGTCGTCGGTCTCAGCCGATCGCGACGCCTTCGCGCTGCCCCGTGCCGACGTCGCCGCGCCGCCCGTAGGACCCGCCGTGCAGCCCAAAGGGGTTGCGCTGCCAGCGTTTATCACCGACAACGCCGATTTCTACCGGATCGACACCGCGCTGAGCGTGCCCCAGCTCAGCCGCGACGACTGGCAGCTCAGGGTGCACGGCATGGTGGACCGCGAAATCACCTACCGCTTCACGGACCTGGAGCGATTCGAGGCCGTCGACAAGCTCGTGACGCTGACGTGTGTGTCCAACCCGGTCGGCGGCGACCTCATCAGCAACGCCGCGTGGACCGGATATCGAGTGCGGGATCTGTTGGCGCAGGCTGGAATTCATTCCGATGCGGACATGGTGCTGTCGATGTCGGTCGACGGGTTCACCGCTGGCACGCCCGTCGAGGCGCTGACCGACGGCCGCGACGCGTTGCTGGCCGTCGGCATGAACGG
This region includes:
- a CDS encoding homocitrate synthase, with amino-acid sequence MSFAVTTRPARTAAARFQCPLPRGLREEADAMPFESFLAEYSPSAGPLRLANWSCADGNRRATRIGPQARTYQATLAIGDQTSTSSAAASGPVAALTAMLYDHGIAVETTAFHQVPAGGRTATFIQGSNGARSEWAMGLSDDPTRSALDAVIACANRLLTSA
- a CDS encoding sulfite exporter TauE/SafE family protein is translated as MNWALLFAAGVVGGLTGSIAGLASVATYPALLVAGLPPVTANVTNTVALVFNGVGSVLGSRPELRGQGPWLMRITPVAALAGAVGAVLLLSTPPEGFERLVPVLLGLASLAILLPRGDKPEQSRADGRRRAGRVILEAAAIFLIAIYGGYFGAAAGVLLLALLLRIGHASLARANASKNFLLGVANLVAAVVFALVAPVQWWAVVPLGLGCLIGSRLGPVVVRHAPAGPLRVLIGVAGLAVAVKLAFDTYG
- a CDS encoding phosphotransferase family protein, with the protein product MSDAVQQLPTLTDDDQKALQRWVRQQRLGAKVTDVEPLTGGTQNIVVRIRVDGRPMVLRRPPLHPRPTSDKTMLREIAALRTLAGTNVPHPGFIAGCDDLDVLGVVFYLMEEVDGFNPGSEVDDAYVRDPDMRHQVGLSYAASLAQLGNVAWEGSPLAELKRPGSFLQRQVPQFLRLLESYRHDRYDPASLAVGELAEWLETNRPPDGQPGILHGDPHLSNVLLRRDKPELAAFVDWEMCTIGDPLLDLGWMLICWPLETNTITAGAALAALGGLASRRELLDAYLDAGGRETSRLDWYVAMACFKLGVVIEGTWSRFLIGQASREAGERLHANAQNLIDIGTRVAKGDSPFGV
- a CDS encoding class I SAM-dependent methyltransferase — encoded protein: MNNPATAVDDGQIAATHRVMWASGNYPKLAAELVTPLGPVLVDAAGIGPGDRVLDVAAGTGNAAIPAALRGARVVASDLSPELLEAGAALAAERGATLEWREANAHELPFADAEFDVVMSCIGVMFAPFHQRAADELIRVCKPGGRIALLSWTPEGQIGELFATMKPYVAPPPPGAQPPPLWGDDEHVRALLGDRVTDVVTERRALTVEHFGNGAAFRDYFRSTYGPTIAAYRNIEDDPDRVAELDAALARIGDGFLHGGSTMEWEYLLLTARRA
- a CDS encoding winged helix-turn-helix transcriptional regulator — protein: MPGYGQFCPVAKAMELLDERWTMLVVREMLLGSRHFNDLRRGVPKMSPALLSKRLKSLTRAGVVERADVDGRTTYTLTECGQELAEVVDALGAWGLRWISQLGEQDLDPHLLMWDMRRTIPIAEWPRQRTTLAFRLTGVASKAARWWLVVADGKADVCDFDPGYEVAGSVETSLRTLTQIWRGDVSWQQALLDGSVAVSGPAQVRRAVPKWIGQSLLSAVPRPA
- the poxB gene encoding ubiquinone-dependent pyruvate dehydrogenase → MATVAEHLIQALRVSGVRRIYGLPGDSLNGFTDAIRRSGEISWEHVRHEETAAFAAAADAALTGGLAVCAGSCGPGNLHLINGLFDAQRSRVPVLAIAAHIPRTEIGSDYFQETHPQELFRECSVYCELVSTPEMAPRILEMAMRAAVEDSGVAVVVIPGEIFLQRADASAWSTRPITATRSVVRPDDESLRQAAAILNDARAVTILGGAGVAGAHDALIDLAGTLNAPVVHALRGKEFIEYDNPFDVGMTGLLGFASGYKAIKEADALLMLGTDFPYPQFYPDGAKVIQVDVRGRHLGRRTPVDLGLVGTVADTAAALQPLLQQKTDSQHLDRSLRHYRKTRKAMDELAVNDRDRTPIRPEYVAGLVNQLASEDAVFTVDVGSPVVWAARYLTMNGRRRLIGSFNHGSMACALPHAIGAQSALPGRQIVALAGDGGLTMLFGELVTLIQNKLPVKVIVFNNSSLNFVELEMKAAGIVNFGTDLVNPDFAAVAQAMGIFGRRVERPADLQQALADAFAHDGPAVVDVVTARQELSIPPAITVEQAKGFSLYAIRTILAGRADELLDLVTTNVARRILD